The genomic stretch CGTCTCCTTCACAATATAGCGCGTGGCCAACCAGCAGGTGTAATCGTCTTGAAAGGACGTGTACGCCGTTAGCAAAATCACGGGCACGCGCGGATGCCGATGCACGATCTCTTGAAGCAGTTCGAGTCCGTTCTCCTTGCCGAGCTTAATGTCGAGGACGACGAGATCCACAGGCTCTTGTTCCAAACATCGCATGGCCTCGTTCCCAGACGATGCTTCCCGCACTTGATGCCCGTTTTCGTTCAACACCGTCGCATAAAGTAGCCGGACGTTCGGCTCATCGTCAATGAGCAGGATACGCGCCATAGGTCCCTCCTTTCTGAGGGCGCGTGGTAGCTCCGACTTCGCCGTGAGGGCCGCGCTCCCGCTCATCGCGCGCTCACATACTCCAGGCCTGCTCGCAGGCTCTTCACATTCAGCTCCACAAGCGGGTGGCTCTCGACCATCTGCTCCAACGCGGCGATCACGACCTCGATCGGGAGCACCCTCGTGAGCCCTAGGTAGGCGCCGAGCGCCACCATGTTCGCAGCCTTCACGCTGCCAAGGTGATCGGCGATTTGCGTCGCCGGCACCGGGAGGGTCTCCACGTCAGCTCGTCGCGGCCGCACGGGGATGAGCGAGGAATCATAGAGGATCAAGCCGCTCGGGATGACCTCCGGCTCGAAACGTTCAAGCGAGGGCCGGTTCATGGCGATGAGCACGCTTGGCCGCGAGACCAAAGGCGAGGCGATCGGCTCCGTTGAAATCGTGACGTGGCAATGGGCCGTCCCCCCGCGCATCTCCGGGCCATAGGAGGGAAGCCAGGAGACGTGATACCCTTGCCGCATGCCCGCTTCGGCGAGCAAGCGCCCCAGGAAGAGCACGCCTTGCCCGCCGAAGCCGGCGACTTTGACGCGCGGATTCCGATATCGTGCCGGAATCTCGACCTCGTGCATCGAAGGCGCTGCTTCCACTCCCTTCAAGCCGAGTCTCGCGAGAATATCTTCCGGGGACGCCGCCGCAAGTGCGGGCATGGGAGCGCGTGCGGCTGAGGTGCCAATGGGCGGTCGTGTGGCCGAGACGTCTTTGAAGACCCCCAAGGGGAAGTACCGGAGCATCTCCTTCTGGATCCATTCGCAGGCTTGAGCAGGCGTCATCCCCCATCCCGTCGGACAGGGCGAGAGGATCTCAACGAGCGAGAAGCCACGCCCTTCGAGCTGCACCTGAATCGCCTTGCGGATCGCCTTGCGCGCGCGCATGCGCGATTTATTATCGAAAAGGGCGACGCGCTCGATATAGGTCGGTCCCTCCAAACTGGCCAACAGTTCGCTCACCCGCAAGGGAAAACCTTCGCGTTCAGGCGCGCGCCCCATCGGTGTCGTCGTCGTGACCTGTCCGGGGAGCGTCGTCGGCGCCATTTGTCCCCCGGTCATGCCGTAAATGGCGTTGTTGATGAAGAAGGCCGTGATGTTCTCCCCACGATTCGCCGCATGGAGGATCTCGTTCCCGCCAATGGCCGCCAGATCCCCATCGCCTTGATAGCTGATGACGATGCTCTCTGGCCGCGCGCGCTTAATGGCCGTCGCAACGGCGGGAGCCCGTCCGTGCGCGGCCTGAACATTGCCC from Blastocatellia bacterium encodes the following:
- a CDS encoding response regulator, with the protein product MARILLIDDEPNVRLLYATVLNENGHQVREASSGNEAMRCLEQEPVDLVVLDIKLGKENGLELLQEIVHRHPRVPVILLTAYTSFQDDYTCWLATRYIVKETDVTTFLREVERVLNATRLTAS
- a CDS encoding 2-oxoacid:acceptor oxidoreductase family protein, translating into MYVRAYGKPKSIYGVFERKPGDPRTTHYCPGCGHGNVHKYIAEAIDDFGIQDRTILVSPVGCSVFAYYYFDVGNVQAAHGRAPAVATAIKRARPESIVISYQGDGDLAAIGGNEILHAANRGENITAFFINNAIYGMTGGQMAPTTLPGQVTTTTPMGRAPEREGFPLRVSELLASLEGPTYIERVALFDNKSRMRARKAIRKAIQVQLEGRGFSLVEILSPCPTGWGMTPAQACEWIQKEMLRYFPLGVFKDVSATRPPIGTSAARAPMPALAAASPEDILARLGLKGVEAAPSMHEVEIPARYRNPRVKVAGFGGQGVLFLGRLLAEAGMRQGYHVSWLPSYGPEMRGGTAHCHVTISTEPIASPLVSRPSVLIAMNRPSLERFEPEVIPSGLILYDSSLIPVRPRRADVETLPVPATQIADHLGSVKAANMVALGAYLGLTRVLPIEVVIAALEQMVESHPLVELNVKSLRAGLEYVSAR